In Mycolicibacterium gadium, the genomic window GTCACCGCAGAAGAACTCGGCGGTGGCGATCTGCACTCCAAAACCTCCGGTGTCACGGACCACTTGGCACACGACGACCGCGACGCGTTGCGCATCGTGCGCCGCATCGTCGGCACGCTGGGCCCGCGCGAGCCCCTGCCGTGGGATGTGCGGCCGACGGTGGACGGGGTCGCCGACCAGACGGAACTGTACGACGTGGTGCCGGTCGACTCCCGTGTGCCGTACGACGTCCACGAAGTGATCACCCGAATCGTGGACGGCGCAGAGTTCGCCGAGTTCAAGGCCGAGTACGGCAGCACGTTGGTGACCGGGTTCGCCCATATCCACGGTCACCCGGTCGGCATCATCGCCAACAACGGGGTGTTGTTCAGTGAGTCGGCCCTCAAGGGTGCACATTTCATCGAGCTCTGCGACAAGCGCAGTACGCCATTGTTGTTCCTGCAGAACATCTCCGGATTCATGGTGGGCCGTGACTACGAGGCCGGGGGCATCGCCAAGCACGGCGCGAAGATGGTCACCGCGGTTGCCTGCGCCAGGGTGCCGAAGCTGACCGTCGTGATCGGCGGTTCGTACGGCGCAGGGAACTACTCGATGTGCGGGCGGGCGTATTCGCCGCGCTTTCTGTGGATGTGGCCGAACGCGAGGATTTCGGTGATGGGTGGCGAGCAGGCCGCCTCGGTGCTTGCGACGGTGCGTGGCGACATGACTCCCGAGGATGAGGAGAAGTTCAAGGCGCCAATTCGTCAGCAATATGAGGATCAGGGCAACCCCTACTATTCGACCGCGCGGCTGTGGGACGACGGCGTGATCGATCCTGCGGACACCAGAGCCGTTCTCGGCCTTGCACTTTCGGTGGTCGGAC contains:
- a CDS encoding carboxyl transferase domain-containing protein, whose translation is MTTRISHREEHLELVGRLRAKLAAAALGGPERARERHVSRGKLLARDRVDGLLDAGSPFLELTPLAADGMYDDECPGAGMIAGIGRVSGRECVIIANDATVKGGTYYPITVKKHLRAQEVAGQNRLPCIYLVDSGGAFLPRQDEVFPDREHFGRIFYNQANLSAQGIPQIAAVLGSCTAGGAYVPAMSDEAVIVRNQGTIFLGGPPLVKAATGEVVTAEELGGGDLHSKTSGVTDHLAHDDRDALRIVRRIVGTLGPREPLPWDVRPTVDGVADQTELYDVVPVDSRVPYDVHEVITRIVDGAEFAEFKAEYGSTLVTGFAHIHGHPVGIIANNGVLFSESALKGAHFIELCDKRSTPLLFLQNISGFMVGRDYEAGGIAKHGAKMVTAVACARVPKLTVVIGGSYGAGNYSMCGRAYSPRFLWMWPNARISVMGGEQAASVLATVRGDMTPEDEEKFKAPIRQQYEDQGNPYYSTARLWDDGVIDPADTRAVLGLALSVVGQAPLEPVSYGVFRM